A DNA window from Chryseobacterium sp. MEBOG06 contains the following coding sequences:
- a CDS encoding aminotransferase class I/II-fold pyridoxal phosphate-dependent enzyme: protein MLNTIENFQISLDKRKEQGILRSLKVQPAGIDFYSNDYLGLARNKDLQNVLLRKVTENPHWLSGSTGSRLISGNSITAGLTEKFIADQHQFPAALLFPSGYNANLALFSTLPGRHDTIIVDEQIHRSVHDGCRLSNARKLKFRHNDPEDLESKLKRQKGHCYIAIESLYSMEGDFAPVSEMASLAKTYGASLIVDEAHAFGIFGYGLIDQYQLQEQIAAVVVTYGKALGSHGAVILCNEVIKSYLVNFASSFIYSTSAHDFQWMSIKAGYEFLESDKEPSETLQKNIKTFRNQNLGSPSSKKSPVQAIMIPDNQKLKEVQNALSEENFLTYPIYSPTVKEGTERLRICLHSFNTEDEIVRLTKIIGKFI from the coding sequence ATGCTTAATACCATTGAAAATTTCCAAATATCTCTTGATAAACGGAAAGAACAGGGCATATTAAGGAGTTTAAAGGTTCAGCCAGCGGGAATAGATTTTTATTCTAATGATTATCTGGGATTGGCCAGAAATAAAGATCTTCAGAATGTATTGCTTCGAAAAGTTACGGAGAATCCTCACTGGCTTTCAGGAAGTACAGGTTCAAGGCTGATTAGTGGAAATAGCATTACAGCGGGGCTTACGGAAAAGTTTATCGCTGACCAGCATCAGTTTCCGGCTGCTTTACTTTTTCCGTCCGGTTATAACGCGAATCTGGCTTTGTTTTCTACTCTGCCCGGCCGTCATGATACGATCATCGTGGATGAGCAGATTCACCGTTCTGTACATGATGGGTGCAGATTATCAAATGCCAGAAAATTAAAGTTCAGACATAATGATCCCGAAGACCTGGAAAGCAAATTGAAAAGACAGAAAGGACATTGTTACATTGCTATTGAGAGCCTTTATTCGATGGAAGGAGATTTTGCTCCTGTTTCAGAAATGGCTTCACTTGCTAAGACATATGGAGCAAGTCTGATTGTAGATGAAGCTCATGCTTTTGGCATTTTCGGATATGGATTGATCGATCAATATCAGCTTCAGGAACAGATTGCAGCAGTTGTTGTGACCTACGGAAAAGCATTGGGATCACATGGGGCTGTTATACTTTGTAATGAAGTGATCAAGTCATACCTGGTCAATTTTGCATCATCTTTCATTTACAGTACTTCTGCGCATGATTTTCAATGGATGAGCATTAAAGCCGGATATGAATTTTTAGAATCTGATAAAGAGCCGTCAGAAACGCTTCAGAAAAATATTAAAACATTTCGGAATCAGAATTTGGGATCTCCGTCTTCAAAAAAAAGTCCTGTTCAGGCAATTATGATCCCGGATAACCAGAAGCTGAAAGAAGTACAAAATGCTTTATCGGAAGAAAATTTTTTAACATATCCAATTTACAGCCCGACCGTAAAAGAAGGGACTGAAAGACTTAGAATATGCCTTCATAGCTTCAATACAGAGGATGAAATTGTAAGACTCACTAAGATTATTGGCAAATTTATTTAA
- the bioD gene encoding dethiobiotin synthase, with translation MKLFITGIGTEIGKTVCSAVLVQYFKADYWKPVQSGDLHYTDSHKLEAWTDSTKCYPETCRLKLAASPHQSARAENVQINLDDFQLPETDRPLIVEGAGGLMVPLSDNSFMIDLIEKLNLPAGLVVRDYLGCINHSLLSIMALRQRNIKLEYLILNGSFPEDTERVICGFIGKETKIIRIPEVESTDKKYIKAAAKQLTITKL, from the coding sequence ATGAAATTATTTATAACAGGAATAGGAACTGAAATAGGAAAAACCGTTTGTTCGGCTGTTTTGGTTCAATACTTTAAAGCAGATTACTGGAAACCTGTACAGTCAGGAGATCTTCATTATACAGACAGTCACAAGCTTGAAGCCTGGACAGACAGTACAAAATGCTATCCGGAAACCTGTCGTCTGAAATTGGCGGCATCTCCTCATCAATCTGCACGGGCAGAAAATGTACAGATCAATCTTGATGATTTTCAGCTTCCTGAGACAGATCGCCCTTTGATTGTAGAAGGAGCCGGAGGCTTGATGGTTCCACTTTCTGATAACAGCTTCATGATTGATTTGATAGAAAAATTAAATCTTCCTGCTGGGCTTGTTGTGAGGGATTATTTAGGATGTATCAATCACAGTTTGCTGTCAATCATGGCTTTAAGGCAAAGGAATATAAAATTAGAATATCTGATTCTTAATGGAAGCTTTCCTGAGGACACTGAAAGAGTGATCTGCGGCTTCATTGGAAAAGAAACAAAAATAATCAGGATTCCCGAAGTTGAAAGCACTGATAAAAAATATATAAAAGCTGCTGCAAAGCAATTAACAATAACAAAATTATGA
- the bioB gene encoding biotin synthase BioB: MDQKTEIRNNWTKEEIEEIYHLPLMELIYKAATVHREWHDPSEVQISTLLSIKTGGCPEDCSYCGQAARYHTNIKVQALLPTETVIAHAQKAKDSGSSRFCMAAAWREVRNNRDFDRVIDMVKGVNELGLEVCCTLGMLTEEQAVRLQEAGLYAYNHNLDTSEQYYEEIISTRTFDNRINTINNVRKAGITVCSGGIIGLGETHRDRISMLLTLATMPRHPESVPINALARVEGTPLEDNEKVDAWEMVRMIATARIVMPSSMVRLSAGRIEMNETEQAWCFMAGANSIFTGERETLLVTPNPGVSEDMQMLNTLGLKPMMKKEVCC; this comes from the coding sequence ATGGATCAAAAAACAGAAATTAGGAATAACTGGACCAAAGAAGAGATTGAGGAAATTTACCATTTACCTCTTATGGAATTGATTTATAAAGCAGCCACTGTACACAGGGAATGGCATGATCCTTCTGAAGTACAGATTTCCACCTTATTATCAATCAAAACCGGAGGATGTCCGGAAGACTGTTCTTATTGCGGACAGGCTGCCAGATATCATACTAATATTAAAGTACAGGCTTTGCTGCCTACAGAAACTGTAATTGCACACGCTCAAAAAGCTAAGGATAGCGGCTCATCCCGTTTCTGTATGGCAGCAGCATGGCGTGAAGTCCGTAATAATCGTGATTTTGACAGGGTAATTGATATGGTAAAAGGAGTGAATGAATTAGGTTTGGAAGTATGCTGTACTCTGGGAATGCTTACCGAAGAGCAGGCTGTAAGGCTTCAGGAGGCTGGATTATATGCCTACAACCATAACCTTGATACTTCGGAACAATATTATGAAGAAATCATTTCCACCAGAACATTCGATAACAGAATCAATACGATCAACAATGTACGAAAAGCAGGAATCACAGTATGCTCCGGAGGAATTATCGGATTGGGAGAAACGCACAGAGACAGAATTTCAATGCTTTTAACCCTGGCAACGATGCCCAGACACCCGGAATCTGTTCCCATCAATGCATTGGCAAGGGTAGAAGGTACCCCATTGGAAGATAATGAAAAAGTAGATGCCTGGGAAATGGTAAGAATGATTGCTACAGCAAGAATTGTAATGCCTTCTTCTATGGTAAGACTAAGTGCCGGACGAATTGAAATGAATGAAACGGAACAGGCATGGTGCTTTATGGCAGGGGCCAATTCTATTTTCACCGGTGAAAGAGAAACGTTGTTGGTGACTCCTAACCCGGGAGTTTCTGAAGATATGCAGATGCTGAATACTCTTGGTCTTAAGCCAATGATGAAAAAAGAAGTTTGCTGCTAG
- a CDS encoding MBL fold metallo-hydrolase — MKLQLWRNATLLLNINGISILVDPMLGEKGVLGPFPMTDNELLNPLIDFPFSQEELIKKLRSIDAVVITHLHPDHWDSKAIELIGKNVPVLCPDIIADQITQQGFQNTVPVNTSIHWDNIEIFKTKGQHGTGEIGEKM, encoded by the coding sequence ATGAAACTACAATTATGGCGTAATGCTACACTGCTATTGAATATCAACGGAATTTCCATATTAGTAGACCCTATGCTCGGAGAAAAAGGCGTGCTGGGTCCATTTCCTATGACGGATAATGAATTGCTAAATCCTTTAATAGATTTTCCGTTCAGTCAGGAAGAATTAATCAAAAAACTTCGGTCAATAGATGCCGTTGTGATTACCCATCTCCATCCTGATCATTGGGACTCAAAGGCTATAGAGCTTATTGGTAAAAACGTGCCAGTTTTATGTCCTGATATTATCGCAGATCAGATTACCCAGCAGGGGTTTCAAAATACGGTGCCTGTCAATACATCTATTCATTGGGATAATATTGAAATCTTTAAGACAAAAGGACAGCATGGTACAGGAGAGATTGGTGAGAAAATGTGA
- a CDS encoding PLP-dependent aminotransferase family protein — protein MDSPVRIPYESFIKIDRTSETSIYLQIANQLVNAIQRGVLPFATKLPGTRTFSDMLDIHRNTAVAVYDELSAQGWTESLPNKGTFIIGKEQEKPVKVHDFEQNNLQNYPKNTGFSFKTSNILDNPFEHSDCEFVFNDGVPDIRLTQIGQHSRFYSSILKRKSHQKISGHYNHDGSEFFKEHLSRYLNLSRGLPISKNNLLITRSTEMSIYIVSEILLSPGDVVLVGALSYFSVNMIFMKAGVNMVSIPIDEEGIIVENVREACKKQKIRMLYLTPHHHYPTTVALSAQRRLELLELAHEYGFIILEDDYDYEFHYDKSPILPLASADTNGMVIYIGSFGKSLAPGFRTGFIVAPENLMAEMRKYLGIIDRQGDILMERALGEMISEGEINRYLKKSLKVYQERRDYLSNLLQENLGDFISFQKPSGGLAIWLEWNIPVNLMQLSRNCASENLFIPKTLLYQNKNLTAMRLGFGDLNAGEMEKSVEIFSKNSKWFA, from the coding sequence ATGGATAGTCCGGTTAGAATTCCTTATGAAAGTTTTATAAAAATTGACAGAACATCTGAAACGTCAATTTATCTGCAGATAGCCAATCAGCTGGTTAATGCCATTCAGAGAGGCGTTTTACCCTTTGCAACGAAGCTTCCCGGGACACGTACATTCAGTGATATGCTCGATATTCATAGAAATACAGCAGTGGCAGTATATGATGAATTATCAGCTCAGGGCTGGACGGAGAGTCTGCCGAATAAAGGAACGTTCATCATTGGAAAAGAACAGGAAAAACCTGTTAAAGTTCATGACTTTGAACAAAACAACCTTCAAAACTATCCAAAAAACACTGGTTTTTCATTTAAAACATCAAATATCCTTGATAATCCGTTTGAACATTCAGACTGCGAATTTGTATTTAATGACGGGGTACCGGATATCAGGCTCACTCAGATCGGACAGCACTCCCGGTTTTACAGCTCTATTCTTAAGCGTAAATCTCATCAAAAAATATCCGGCCATTACAACCATGATGGAAGTGAATTTTTCAAAGAACATTTATCCAGATACCTGAATTTATCACGTGGACTACCTATTTCTAAAAATAACCTATTGATCACCAGAAGTACAGAAATGAGTATTTATATTGTTTCCGAAATCCTTCTTTCTCCCGGTGACGTAGTTCTCGTAGGAGCATTAAGTTACTTTTCGGTGAATATGATCTTCATGAAAGCGGGTGTTAATATGGTCTCAATTCCTATAGATGAAGAGGGAATTATTGTAGAAAATGTACGGGAAGCGTGCAAAAAGCAGAAGATAAGGATGCTTTATCTTACTCCCCACCACCACTATCCTACTACTGTTGCCCTAAGTGCCCAAAGAAGACTGGAACTTCTGGAGCTTGCCCATGAATATGGATTTATCATTCTTGAAGACGATTATGATTATGAATTTCATTATGATAAAAGCCCGATTCTCCCTCTAGCGAGTGCAGATACCAATGGAATGGTTATCTATATAGGATCTTTCGGAAAATCATTGGCTCCAGGCTTCAGAACCGGCTTTATTGTAGCACCTGAAAATCTGATGGCAGAAATGAGGAAATATCTTGGAATCATCGACAGACAAGGAGATATTCTGATGGAAAGGGCCCTTGGCGAAATGATTTCTGAAGGAGAAATAAATCGTTATCTGAAAAAATCATTAAAGGTATATCAGGAAAGACGGGATTATCTCAGCAATTTACTACAGGAAAACTTAGGTGATTTCATTTCTTTTCAAAAACCTTCCGGAGGTCTGGCCATCTGGCTGGAATGGAATATTCCTGTCAACCTGATGCAGCTCAGCCGCAATTGTGCCAGTGAGAATCTTTTTATTCCAAAAACGCTGCTTTATCAGAATAAAAACCTGACTGCCATGAGATTAGGATTTGGAGATCTTAATGCCGGTGAAATGGAAAAAAGTGTTGAGATTTTTTCAAAAAATTCAAAATGGTTTGCCTAG
- a CDS encoding winged helix-turn-helix transcriptional regulator, with the protein MNFENCGLRKSLDILSGKWKPLILHNLFEEETVRFTELWIKMPRVSKKVLSEQLKQLEEDYIIQRTEVYNFPPEVYYKLTEKGKKPGSILSELHSWGNELSL; encoded by the coding sequence ATGAATTTTGAAAACTGCGGCCTAAGAAAGAGCCTGGATATCCTTTCAGGAAAGTGGAAGCCATTGATTTTACACAATCTTTTTGAAGAAGAAACAGTACGTTTTACAGAACTATGGATAAAAATGCCCAGAGTTTCCAAAAAAGTCCTTTCCGAACAGTTAAAACAACTGGAAGAGGATTATATTATCCAACGGACTGAAGTCTATAATTTTCCTCCGGAAGTTTATTATAAACTGACAGAAAAAGGAAAGAAACCTGGCTCTATACTATCCGAACTGCATTCATGGGGAAACGAACTTAGCTTATGA
- the bioA gene encoding adenosylmethionine--8-amino-7-oxononanoate transaminase, whose amino-acid sequence MNTIISTSLQDRDKAVNWHPYTQMKTADSIIPIVRGKGIYLYDEEGKKYMDVVSSWWVTLHGHSHPYIAQRVFEQLNTVEQVIFAGFTHKPAVQLSENLLKLLPANQEKVFYSDNGSTAVEVALKMCIQYAHNHEKKKTKILAFKNAYHGDTFGAMSVSGKSYWTQPFESMLFEVIFIDIPNAENIESLRFQIKELADEVACIIYEPLVQGAAGMLMYEAENLNSLMRICREYDILMIQDEVFTGFGRTGKLFAANHLSEKPDIMCFSKGLTGGTMPMGVTTCSNGIYNAFLSDDHHKTLFHGHSFTANPLACTAALASMEILLKEETQMTVQRITEQHAEFVKVLSFHPQVENARQIGTILAFDFKTGHGTSYFNEIGKKLYHEFLQRGIIMRPLGNVLYLVPPYCISAEELDFVYQNILEVLDQFRD is encoded by the coding sequence ATGAATACAATAATATCAACCAGTCTTCAGGACAGAGATAAAGCCGTCAACTGGCATCCGTACACCCAAATGAAGACTGCAGACAGTATCATTCCTATTGTACGAGGAAAAGGAATCTACCTTTATGACGAAGAAGGGAAAAAATATATGGATGTGGTTTCTTCATGGTGGGTGACTTTACATGGGCATTCCCATCCTTATATTGCACAACGTGTTTTCGAACAGTTAAACACGGTAGAGCAGGTTATTTTTGCAGGTTTTACCCATAAGCCTGCGGTGCAGCTTTCGGAAAACTTACTGAAGTTGCTGCCGGCTAACCAGGAAAAAGTTTTTTATTCTGATAATGGTTCTACCGCCGTGGAAGTGGCTTTGAAAATGTGTATTCAATATGCTCACAATCATGAAAAAAAGAAGACTAAAATTCTGGCTTTTAAAAACGCGTATCATGGAGATACTTTCGGAGCTATGTCTGTAAGTGGGAAAAGTTATTGGACGCAGCCTTTTGAAAGTATGCTGTTTGAAGTCATCTTTATTGACATCCCCAATGCGGAGAATATAGAAAGCTTACGATTTCAGATTAAAGAATTAGCCGATGAAGTGGCTTGTATTATTTATGAGCCTTTAGTTCAGGGAGCAGCCGGTATGCTGATGTATGAGGCAGAAAATCTGAATAGTCTGATGAGAATATGCAGAGAATATGATATTCTCATGATTCAGGATGAAGTTTTTACAGGATTTGGAAGAACAGGAAAGTTATTTGCCGCCAATCATCTTAGTGAAAAACCGGATATTATGTGTTTTTCAAAAGGATTAACAGGAGGAACAATGCCAATGGGAGTCACTACCTGTTCCAATGGTATTTATAATGCCTTTCTGTCTGATGACCATCATAAAACCCTTTTTCACGGGCATTCTTTTACCGCTAACCCCTTAGCCTGTACAGCTGCTCTGGCCAGTATGGAAATATTACTTAAAGAAGAAACCCAAATGACTGTACAGCGAATTACTGAACAGCACGCTGAGTTTGTAAAAGTTCTTTCTTTCCATCCTCAGGTAGAAAATGCCCGCCAGATAGGAACTATTTTGGCTTTTGATTTTAAAACCGGACACGGAACCTCTTATTTTAATGAGATTGGAAAGAAACTTTATCATGAATTTTTACAGAGAGGAATTATTATGCGTCCACTGGGTAATGTATTGTATCTGGTGCCTCCTTACTGTATTTCTGCTGAAGAATTAGATTTTGTTTATCAGAATATTCTGGAGGTTTTGGATCAATTCAGGGATTGA
- a CDS encoding TonB-dependent receptor: MKRQFALSVILLTALTAHTSAQSKQDSITTKDINEVILVSSRSPKQISDIPGTVWIIGEKELQTQIRGGAGLKEVLGNMIPGFDFGNQGRTNYAQNMRGRNVLVMLNGVSLNSTRAASRQFDAIDPFNIERIEVLSGASAIYGGDSTGGIINIITKKPTSNKLAFETSAGLKTGFNKDDLDKRIAQSIEGGSDKVKFRLGAAFTQNEGAFDADGNQIITDVKQADYQYNRSIDLLGSLSVKLSPDQDISVDLQYYNSKVRNKKWLSFGSGFAGFTTKNPDLINVLGGADSDVVPRTERFMANLQYSLRNILGGHNLLVQAYGRREEADFGASFAEIPKPPAGVVLPVFLSSGRGNTDVYGAKAVLSKKWNAFNFTYGTDLDFENFNGDQAIFNPKISSESGGLINKADAFVGRYPDTRIFTLAGFIQADWNITKQLTLSGGVRQQFINVKLDDFVGFKEQVYMHFGYGNSADVVKGGKNNYDVTLLNGSLLYKFTPAWQTWFSFSQGFAVPDAAKSYGFGKYQLDNNRWNLLNSMNIAEQPLSGIKTDQIELGFRHNRTSEAGLYAQGSFFYALSSKTLKIDNAAFTVSLLDQKLRNYGFEGAVGYRFAQGLELGGNLLLMQSETQTVDKGWQNQSVYTTNPSKFMVFTGWNAKRFSLRLQMQNSMNYTDLADMKINGYTLFDFVGDVKLNKGTINFGVQNIFNKQYTTIWGQRSEFFYGAPQKAFAYQGRGTTFSVGYTINY, translated from the coding sequence ATGAAACGACAATTTGCACTTTCAGTCATTCTACTGACTGCCCTTACTGCACATACTTCTGCTCAAAGCAAGCAGGACAGTATTACCACAAAAGATATTAACGAAGTTATTCTGGTATCTTCACGTTCTCCGAAACAAATCAGCGATATTCCGGGAACGGTCTGGATCATTGGGGAAAAAGAACTCCAGACACAAATCAGAGGCGGTGCCGGGTTGAAAGAGGTATTGGGAAATATGATTCCCGGTTTTGATTTTGGAAATCAGGGAAGGACCAATTATGCTCAGAATATGAGAGGAAGAAATGTTTTGGTAATGCTCAACGGGGTTTCACTGAACAGTACCAGAGCTGCCAGCAGACAGTTTGACGCAATAGATCCTTTTAATATCGAAAGAATTGAGGTTTTATCCGGTGCATCGGCCATCTACGGTGGAGATTCTACGGGAGGGATCATCAACATTATCACCAAAAAACCAACCTCAAATAAACTGGCTTTCGAAACTTCTGCGGGGCTTAAAACAGGTTTTAATAAAGATGATCTGGATAAAAGAATTGCACAGTCAATTGAAGGTGGAAGTGATAAGGTAAAATTCAGACTCGGAGCTGCCTTCACTCAAAATGAAGGTGCTTTTGACGCGGATGGAAATCAAATCATTACGGATGTGAAACAGGCTGACTATCAGTACAACAGATCTATTGATCTTTTAGGAAGCCTGAGTGTCAAATTAAGTCCTGATCAGGATATAAGTGTAGATCTTCAATATTATAACTCAAAGGTCAGAAATAAAAAATGGCTTTCTTTTGGTTCTGGCTTCGCTGGATTTACCACTAAAAATCCGGATCTTATCAATGTACTTGGAGGGGCTGATTCTGATGTAGTACCCCGTACAGAGCGTTTCATGGCTAATTTACAGTATAGTCTGCGTAATATTTTAGGAGGTCACAATTTACTTGTTCAGGCTTACGGAAGACGTGAGGAAGCTGATTTCGGGGCTTCTTTTGCAGAGATTCCAAAGCCTCCGGCAGGTGTTGTTCTTCCGGTATTTCTTTCTTCAGGAAGAGGAAATACTGATGTATACGGAGCCAAAGCTGTTTTGTCAAAAAAATGGAACGCTTTTAATTTTACTTACGGAACAGATTTAGATTTTGAAAATTTCAACGGTGATCAGGCAATTTTCAATCCAAAAATAAGCAGTGAATCCGGTGGACTGATCAATAAAGCAGATGCTTTTGTAGGAAGATATCCGGATACCAGAATATTCACTCTGGCAGGTTTTATTCAGGCTGACTGGAACATTACAAAACAGCTTACTTTATCCGGAGGGGTAAGACAGCAGTTCATCAATGTAAAGCTTGATGATTTTGTTGGATTTAAAGAGCAGGTTTATATGCATTTCGGATATGGAAATTCCGCAGATGTTGTAAAAGGAGGAAAAAACAATTACGACGTTACGCTGCTGAATGGAAGTTTACTTTATAAATTCACTCCTGCATGGCAGACCTGGTTTAGCTTTTCACAAGGGTTTGCGGTTCCGGATGCTGCAAAATCTTATGGTTTTGGAAAATATCAGCTGGACAATAACCGCTGGAATCTTTTAAACAGTATGAATATCGCCGAACAGCCGTTAAGCGGAATCAAGACAGACCAGATAGAGCTCGGGTTCAGACATAACAGAACGTCTGAGGCTGGATTATACGCACAGGGCTCTTTTTTCTATGCGCTATCCAGTAAAACTTTAAAAATAGATAATGCCGCATTTACGGTTTCTCTTCTTGATCAGAAGCTCAGAAATTACGGTTTTGAAGGAGCGGTAGGATACCGTTTTGCTCAGGGACTTGAATTGGGAGGAAATCTTCTGCTTATGCAGTCTGAAACCCAAACAGTAGATAAAGGCTGGCAAAATCAGTCCGTATATACCACCAACCCTTCCAAGTTCATGGTTTTCACAGGTTGGAATGCGAAAAGATTCTCACTGAGATTACAAATGCAAAACTCAATGAACTACACAGATCTGGCAGACATGAAAATCAACGGCTATACCCTGTTTGATTTTGTAGGAGATGTAAAACTCAATAAGGGAACCATCAACTTCGGGGTACAGAATATTTTCAATAAGCAATATACAACCATTTGGGGGCAGCGTTCAGAATTTTTCTATGGTGCTCCTCAGAAAGCATTTGCTTATCAGGGCCGCGGAACAACGTTTTCTGTAGGTTACACGATTAATTATTAA
- a CDS encoding pyridoxal phosphate-dependent decarboxylase family protein, whose product MNTAITEQIVSEKDTLFPNLENLFCDINIHEYQSAMHRTQQSVIAFLEDTRRPFSGVSPKELRKQFEYIDLNSPPISYEELFDEVNDLYTQHAVAFHHPKYVAHLNCPVVIPAVAAEAMISSINSSLDTWDQSAGGTLMEQKLIEWTCSEIGFDQYSDGIFTSGGSQSNLMGMLLARDHFSVKYLNHNIKKDGLPIEAHRFRIFVSEAAHFSIQKSASMLGLGEQAVIKIKTDRSFRMNSVLLEDAIRKEIENGNIPIAVVATAGTTDFGNVDPLISIAGIAKKHNLWFHVDAAYGCALLLTEKHRHLINGIEEADSVTVDYHKAFFQPVSSSGFLVKDKNYFRLITHYADYLNPKDHDEDEIPNQVNKSIQTTRRFDALKLWFTLRIIGKKGLGTYIDRIIKTACEAVEALENDPHFELLNSSDISALVFRYSADPFKTFDLNRINTYIKSQLYKHGNALTAGTKVNGQFYLKFTILNPLTTIEDIKSILNIIKKYGNEYIEVN is encoded by the coding sequence ATGAATACAGCTATTACCGAGCAGATTGTGTCGGAAAAGGATACTCTTTTCCCAAATCTGGAAAATTTATTCTGTGATATAAACATTCACGAATATCAGAGTGCGATGCATAGAACACAGCAGAGTGTCATTGCATTTTTAGAGGATACCCGCCGGCCTTTCAGTGGTGTTTCGCCCAAAGAGCTGAGGAAGCAGTTTGAATATATAGACCTTAATTCTCCTCCTATAAGCTACGAAGAGCTGTTTGATGAGGTAAACGATCTCTATACACAACACGCAGTTGCCTTCCATCATCCTAAATATGTAGCCCACCTCAATTGTCCGGTAGTGATACCTGCTGTTGCAGCAGAAGCAATGATCAGCTCCATCAATTCTTCCCTGGATACCTGGGATCAGAGTGCCGGAGGAACTCTGATGGAACAGAAACTTATTGAATGGACCTGCAGTGAGATAGGTTTTGATCAATATTCAGACGGAATCTTTACCAGCGGAGGCTCTCAAAGCAATCTGATGGGAATGCTTTTGGCAAGAGATCATTTTTCTGTTAAATATTTAAATCATAACATTAAGAAAGACGGACTTCCTATAGAAGCACACCGATTCAGGATTTTTGTTTCTGAAGCCGCTCATTTCAGTATTCAGAAAAGCGCGTCCATGTTAGGTCTTGGCGAACAGGCTGTTATTAAAATAAAAACAGATCGTTCTTTCAGGATGAACAGTGTATTGCTGGAAGATGCAATAAGAAAGGAAATTGAAAACGGAAACATTCCTATCGCCGTTGTAGCCACTGCCGGAACTACGGATTTTGGAAATGTAGATCCTCTGATCAGTATCGCAGGGATCGCCAAAAAACATAATCTCTGGTTTCATGTAGATGCAGCCTACGGATGTGCATTGCTTTTGACAGAAAAGCACCGTCATCTGATCAATGGAATTGAAGAAGCAGATTCTGTAACAGTAGATTATCATAAAGCTTTTTTCCAGCCGGTAAGCAGCAGCGGATTTTTGGTAAAGGATAAAAACTATTTCAGACTTATCACCCATTATGCTGACTATCTGAATCCTAAGGATCATGATGAAGATGAAATTCCCAACCAGGTTAATAAATCGATCCAGACCACAAGACGATTTGACGCACTGAAACTTTGGTTCACCCTGAGAATTATTGGTAAAAAAGGACTGGGAACTTATATAGACAGGATTATCAAGACTGCCTGTGAAGCAGTTGAAGCTCTGGAAAATGACCCTCATTTTGAACTTCTAAACTCTTCTGATATTTCAGCATTAGTTTTCCGTTATTCTGCAGACCCCTTTAAAACTTTTGACCTGAACAGGATCAATACATACATCAAATCACAACTCTATAAACACGGAAATGCACTTACGGCAGGAACTAAAGTAAACGGACAGTTTTATCTGAAGTTTACCATCCTTAATCCTCTTACCACCATTGAAGACATTAAATCTATACTTAACATCATTAAAAAATACGGAAATGAATACATTGAAGTCAACTAA